The proteins below come from a single Chelmon rostratus isolate fCheRos1 chromosome 12, fCheRos1.pri, whole genome shotgun sequence genomic window:
- the dnaaf6 gene encoding protein PIH1D3, translating into MECLGVSSVQNLQALSALLSPQQEEDDDEECKNVTAGARLDPGHIGPPPKKDKEASTAYVKKNSKDIWSEEEVADGSQYDDLADPRPQPEYEIILKQSVGTEDLFLGLNGKDPSSMCCEAMLVKIKLPDTKATDVVLDVKEKFLDLRTPKYKLGLHLPHPIHSHQGKAQFFSEREELEVTLLMKRPLDFIHMQ; encoded by the exons atggaGTGTCTCGGAGTTTCATCTGTTCAGAACCTGCAGGCTCTGTCTGCCTTGTTGTCACcccagcaggaggaggatgatgatgaagagtgTAAA AATGTGACAGCTGGTGCACGACTGGATCCTGGACACATTGGCCCCCCACCCAAAAAAGATAAAGAAG CATCAACCGCCTATGTGAAGAAGAACAGCAAAGACATCTGGAGCGAGGAAGAGGTTGCTGATGGCTCCCAGTATGATGATCTTGCTGACCCGCGGCCACAGCCTGA GTATGAAATAATCCTGAAGCAGAGTGTGGGGACAGAGGATCTGTTCTTGGGCTTGAATGGAAAGGACCCATCCTCCATGTGCTGTGAAGCCATGCTG GTGAAAATCAAACTGCCAGACACTAAAGCAACAGATGTGGTCCTGGATGTAAAAGAAAAGTTCCTTGATCTGCGGACGCCAAAATA TAAACTGGGTCTTCATCTCCCACATCCGATCCACAGCCACCAGGGAAAGGCTCAGTTCTTCAGTGAGAGGGAGGAACTGGAAGTGACTCTACTAATGAAACGCCCATTGGATTTTATTCACATGCAATAA
- the LOC121615042 gene encoding MICOS complex subunit MIC26-like has product MLKVTGSAMPGALSLLPITVFAAVGDAEKEASAPLNRDELSLYAAPRQKSRYVEPEAGQLEDSVATLRKLVEPYTVWCQITYNKIKPRVQSVVRFGNDTYNYLKNPPQDFYPRAGVIGFTGVLGLFLARGSRIKKLIYPAGLMTVSASLYYPEQAAAIAKSTGDSVYDRAVQSYAAVEKMLSPHSKDEQGSGSEPKP; this is encoded by the coding sequence ATGTTGAAGGTGACAGGTAGTGCCATGCCGGGAGCCCTGAGTTTGTTGCCGATCACCGTCTTTGCTGCTGTCGGAGACGCGGAGAAAGAGGCGAGCGCCCCGTTGAACCGGGATGAACTGTCTTTATACGCCGCTCCACGGCAGAAGTCTCGGTACGTGGAGCCTGAAGCGGGTCAGCTGGAGGACAGTGTCGCCACCCTCAGGAAGTTAGTCGAGCCTTACACGGTTTGGTGTCAGATCACCTACAACAAAATTAAACCCAGAGTTCAAAGTGTCGTCCGGTTCGGGAACGACACCTACAACTACTTGAAGAACCCGCCGCAGGACTTTTATCCCCGGGCAGGAGTCATCGGCTTCACCGGGGTCCTGGGGCTCTTCCTTGCCAGAGGCTCCAGGATTAAAAAGCTCATCTACCCGGCGGGCCTGATGACCGTGAGCGCCTCCCTGTACTATCCGGAGCAGGCTGCAGCGATCGCCAAGTCTACCGGAGACTCCGTGTACGACCGCGCAGTGCAGAGCTACGCTGCCGTGGAGAAGATGCTGAGTCCCCACAGCAAAGATGAACAGGGCAGCGGCTCAGAACCTAAACCCTGA
- the eif3f gene encoding eukaryotic translation initiation factor 3 subunit F, which translates to MSVYGPVVKIHPVVLASICDSYERRNEGASRVIGTLLGTIDKHSIEVTNCFSVPHNESEDEVAVDMEFAKNMYELHKRVSPTEVIIGWYATGFDITEHSVLIHEYYSREASNPIHLTMDTALQSGKMNIRAYVSAQMGVPGKTVGVMFTPLTVKYVYYDTERIGVDLLQRTRVTPSRTKGLTSDLSQVAGSAARVQDMLTTVLAYIEDVLSGKVTADNSVGRFLMDLVNKVPTISAEDFENMLNSNINDLLMVTYLSNLTQAQIALNEKLVLL; encoded by the exons ATGTCGGTGTACGGGCCAGTGGTGAAAATTCACCCTGTAGTTCTTGCTTCTATCTGTGACTCTTACGAGCGGAGGAATGAGGGAGCGAGTCGTGTGATCGGGACCTTGTTGG GTACTATTGACAAGCACTCTATCGAGGTGACCAACTGCTTCTCTGTCCCTCACAATGAGTCTGAAGATGAG GTTGCTGTGGACATGGAGTTCGCTAAGAACATGTATGAGCTCCACAAGAGGGTGTCACCCACTGAGGTCATCATTGGATG GTATGCTACAGGCTTTGACATCACAGAACACTCAGTGCTCATTCATGAGTACTACAGCCGTGAGGCCTCCAACCCCATTCACCTGACCATGGACACAGCACTGCAGAGTGGCAAGATGAACATCCGTGCCTATGTCAG TGCACAGATGGGTGTGCCAGGAAAGACAGTTGGTGTGATGTTCACCCCACTGACTGTCAAGTATGTCTACTACGACACTGAGAGGATAGGCG TGGACCTTCTACAGAGGACACGTGTAACTCCGAGTCGCACCAAGGGGTTAACCTCTGATCTGTCCCAGGTGGCTGGTTCTGCAGCCAGGGTGCAGGACATGCTGACCACCGTGCTTGCATATATTGAGGATGTGCTG TCTGGCAAAGTGACAGCAGATAACAGCGTGGGCCGCTTCCTGATGGACCTGGTCAACAAGGTGCCCACCATCTCAGCAGAGGACTTTGAGAACATGCTCAATTCCAACATCAAT GACCTGCTGATGGTGACCTACCTTTCTAACCTCACCCAAGCACAGATCGCTCTAAATGAGAAGCTGGTGCTGCTCTGA
- the kcnj9 gene encoding G protein-activated inward rectifier potassium channel 3, with product MALENSVFPSRPDSLSLPVEEKGEGEEVEVATEATVSTGVFNLSEELGHVVTTETQPSSPVKVKRSFQAKLAEREATANQTRKKTQGTEKERGRFGWARTRRKRQRYVEKNGRCNVQHGNMRETYRYLTDIFTTLVDLNWRCSLFVFVMAYAVTWLFFGAIWYLIAYCRGDLDHLEDETWTPCVNNVNGFISAFLFSIETETTIGYGHRVITDQCPVGTMLLLLQAILGSMVNAFMVGCMFVKISQPNKRAETLVFSKHAVISLRDDKLCLMFRVGDLRSSHIVGANMRAKLIKSKQTQEGEFIPLDQTDISVGFETGDDRLFLVSPLVISHEIDAHSPFWDMSQPQLEKEDFEIVVILEGMVEATGMTCQARSSYLAEEVLWGHRFSPMMSLAEGFFDVDYGAFHHTFEVDTPSCSARELSLAAARLDAHLYWSISSRLDEEPTLTNQAAKQPDSSSANSKGGEATFIVGEMTDIQEQTGLGELNGSVATDQSESEA from the exons ATGGCGCTGGAGAACTCGGTCTTTCCCTCCCGCCCGGactccctctcactccctgtGGAAGAGAagggggaaggggaggaagtGGAAGTGGCCACCGAGGCCACCGTCTCCACCGGAGTCTTCAACCTATCGGAGGAGCTGGGCCACGTTGTCACCACGGAGACGCAACCGTCCTCGCCGGTCAAGGTCAAGAGGTCGTTCCAGGCCAAGCTGGCGGAGCGGGAGGCCACGGCCAATCAGACCAGGAAGAAGACCCAGGGGacggagaaggagagaggacgATTCGGGTGGG CCCGGACTCGGCGTAAGAGACAGCGCTATGTGGAGAAGAACGGTCGCTGCAACGTGCAGCACGGCAACATGCGGGAGACTTACCGCTACCTGACTGACATCTTCACCACGCTGGTGGACCTCAACTGGCGCTGCTCGCTCTTTGTCTTCGTCATGGCCTACGCTGTCACATGGCTCTTCTTTGGGGCCATCTGGTACCTCATAGCCTACTGCAG GGGTGATCTGGACCATCTGGAGGATGAGACGTGGACGCCGTGCGTCAACAATGTCAACGGCTTCATCTCGgccttcctcttctccatcGAGACAGAGACCACCATTGGCTATGGCCACCGTGTCATCACTGACCAGTGTCCAGTGGGcaccatgctgctgctgctgcaagcCATACTGGGCTCAATGGTCAACGCCTTCATG GTCGGCTGCATGTTCGTGAAGATCTCGCAGCCCAACAAACGGGCCGAGACGCTGGTGTTCTCCAAGCACGCCGTCATCTCTCTGAGAGACGACAAGCTCTGTCTGATGTTCAGGGTTGGCGACCTTCGCAGCTCCCACATCGTGGGGGCCAACATGAGGGCCAAGCTCATCAAGTCCAAACAGACTCAGGAGG GTGAGTTCATCCCGCTGGACCAGACAGACATCAGCGTGGGCTTCGAGACAGGCGATGATCGTCTCTTCCTGGTCTCGCCGCTGGTGATCTCCCACGAGATTGACGCACATTCGCCCTTCTGGGACATGTCGCAGCcccagctggagaaggaggacTTCGAGATTGTGGTCATCCTGGAGGGAATGGTGGAGGCAACCG GGATGACGTGCCAGGCGAGGAGCTCCTATCTAGCCGAGGAGGTGCTGTGGGGTCACCGTTTTAGCCCGATGATGTCACTGGCGGAGGGCTTCTTTGACGTTGACTACGGAGCCTTTCATCACACGTTTGAG GTGGACACGCCCTCCTGCTCAGCCCGAGAGCTCTCATTGGCTGCAGCCAGACTCGACGCTCACCTCTACTGGTCCATCTCCAGCAGGCTGGATGAAGAACCCACTCTGACCAACCAGGCAGCCAAGCAGCCGGACAGCAGCTCGGCCAACAGCAAAGGAGGGGAGGCCACCTTCATCGTCGGAGAGATGACCGACATCCAGGAGCAAACGGGACTGGGCGAGCTGAACGGCAGCGTCGCCACCGATCAATCGGAATCAGAGGCCTAG